ATGGAGCGCTGGTAACCCTCGCGGGCCTCCACCGGGATCGAGTGGAACAGCGTGCTGTCGACGATGGTGCCGAAGCGTCCGTCGTAGCCGGTGAAATCGCTGATGTCGGCGACGTCGAAGGAGGCGTTGGCCAAACCGCGCCTGGCCGCTTCACGGCGGGCCAGGTCGATCGCGGTGGGCGAACTGTCGAGGCCCACTGTGGTGTGCCCGTGCTCGGCCAGATATAGCGAGATGGCGGCCTCGCCGCAGCCGACGTCGAGGACATCGCCGTGGAACTTGCCCTCGGCGATCAGGGTGGCCAACTCGGGCTGGGGCTCCCCGATGCTCCACGGGGGCTTGGTGCCCACCCCCAGCTCTTCGGATTCACCCCGGTAGACAGCGTCAAACTGGAATTCCATTGAATCGCTCATTACCCCGGTATAGCAACGCCGCTGATATATGTCAATGATGTTGATATACCTATGGCGCGACCCCCGGCGTTAGGAGAACGGGCGGCGGCGGTCGATCAACCGGGACAGCCGTCCCCCGCCGCGCCAGGCCCGCGCCACCAGATCCGCGTCGTCGTCGGTGACCAGGTTGGCCATCACCCGCACCGCCACCCGCATCAGCAGCGTCGAGCGCATCGCCAGCGGGCCGGTGGCGGGCAGGAACCGGGGGAACGTCAGCAGCAACGCCAGTCGCCGGGCGACCGAGAAGCCGCGCGCGTAGTGGGCTGCCAGCAACTCCGGCCACGCCTGGGTAAGGTCGGCGCCGCCCGCATTCTCCAGTAGCTCGACGGCCAGCCGCCCGGTCTCGAGGCCGTAGTCGATGCCCTCGCCGTTGAGCGGGTTGACGCAGGCCGCGGCGTCGCCGATCAGCATCCAGTTAGGCCCGGCGACACCCGAGACCGCGCCGCCCATCGGCAGCAGCGCGCTGGCCGGCGCACGCACCGGGCCCTCGAATCCCCACTCCTCGCGACGCAGGTCGGCGTAGTAGGACATCAACGGCCGCAGCGCCACATCGGCGGGCCGTTTGACGGTGGCCAGTGCGCCGACCCCGATATTCACCTCGCCGTTGCCCAGCGGGAAGATCCAGCCGTAGCCCGGCAACACCTCGCCCTCCGGGGATCGCAACTCCAGATGCGATGTCAGCCACGGTTCGTCGCTACGCGGTGAGGCCAGATAGCCGCGGGCGGCCACCCCGTACACCGTCTCCTGGTGCCACTGGCGACCCAGCACGCGGCCCAGCGTGGAGCGGGCTCCGTCGGCAACGATCAGCGCCGTACAGGCGATCTCCGTACCGTCGGCCAACACCACCGAGCGCACTCGTCCGGCCGCGTCGTGGTGGGCGCCGACGGCCTTGACGCCCAATAACATTCGGGCACCGGACTCCTCGGCGACCTTGCGGATGCGTTCGTCGAGTTCGGTACGCGGCGCCGCGCTGCCGGTTGACGGGAACGAGGGGCCGGGCCAGTCCACTTCGATCTCGCCGCCGAAGCCGGCCATTCGCAGACCCCGGTGCCGGATATGGCTGTCCAGCCACTCACCAAGCCCCAGCAACTCCAGCTGTTCGACCGCCCGCGGGGTCAGTCCGTCACCGCACGGCTTGTCCCGCGGGAACGCCGCGGAATCGATCACCAGCACGTCGCGGCCCGCTCGCGCCGCCCAGGCGGCTGCCGCCGACCCCGCCGGCCCCGCACCGACTATCACCACCTCGGCCACCGTCTCAGCGCTGGAATTCACACTGACCAGTATGTTGGAGCCGTGAGGACACCGGCGAACGTGGTGGCGGGGTTGGATTTCGGCGGCTTGGGTGACCCGGGTTTCGCGGACCGGGTCCGCGATGGGGTTGCCCGCATCGAAGAGCTGATGGACACCGAGTTGCGCGGTGGAGACGGCCTGATGACAGAGGCTGTGACGCACTTGTTCGACGCTGGCGGAAAGCGGTTCCGTCCGCTGTTCACGGTGCTGTCGGCGCAGCTGGGGCCCGAGCCGGATGCCTGGCAGGTGACGGTGGCCGGTGCGGTGATCGAGCTGGTGCACCTGGCGACGCTGTACCACGACGACGTGATGGATGAGGCGCAGATCCGCCGCGGGGCGCCCAGCGCCAACGCGCGGTGGGGCAACAACATCGCGATCCTGGCCGGTGACTATCTGTTCGCCACCGCTTCACGCCTGGTGTCGCGGCTGGGTCCGGATGCGGTGCGGATCATCGCCGAGACCTTCGCCCAGCTGGTGACCGGACAGATGCGCGAGACGCGCGGGGCGGCCGAAGGTATGGACTCGATAGAGCACTACCTCAAGGTCGTCTACGAGAAGACGGCCTGCCTGATCTCGGCGTCGGGCCGCTTCGGTGCGACGTTCTCCGGTGCCGACGACGGTCAGATCGAGCGACTGGCCCGGCTGGGTGGGATCGTGGGCACCGCCTTCCAGATCTCCGACGACATCATCGACATCGATTCCGATCCCGATGAGTCCGGCAAGCTCCCCGGCACCGATCTGCGCGAGGGCGTGCACACCCTGCCGGTGCTCTACGCGCTGCAGGAGACGGGTGCCGACGCCGAGCGGCTACGAGTGCTGCTGGCCGGCCCCGTCACCGAGGACGCGGCGGTCGAGGAGGCGCTGGGGCTGTTGCGGGCGTCGGCCGGCATGGTCAAGGCCAAGCAGACGGTGGCCGACTATGCCGCGCAGGCCCGCGCGGAGCTCGCTGAGCTGCCCGAGTGCGTCGGTCGCGCGGCATTGGCCAGCCTGGTCGACTACACCGTCAACCGGCACGGCTGACCACGATTGCGGAACTCGTGCGCCCCCGGCGGCGTTTAATGAGCACGATGGTCGTTCTCCAAGGAGGAAGTCGATGACCTGGCACCCGCACCACAACACGGCGAAGACGTTCTTTCTGCTGTTCGTGATGTCGGCGTTGATCGTCTTGGTGGGCCGGGCGTTCGGACCGCAGATGATGTGGGTG
The window above is part of the Mycolicibacter sp. MU0102 genome. Proteins encoded here:
- a CDS encoding class I SAM-dependent methyltransferase, with amino-acid sequence MSDSMEFQFDAVYRGESEELGVGTKPPWSIGEPQPELATLIAEGKFHGDVLDVGCGEAAISLYLAEHGHTTVGLDSSPTAIDLARREAARRGLANASFDVADISDFTGYDGRFGTIVDSTLFHSIPVEAREGYQRSIVRAAAPGASYFVLVFDKAAIPEGPPFAVTADELREVVSKYWVIDEIKPARLHAVFPDEFPGFGGVPLRDEPGGRKSAAGWLLSAHLG
- the menJ gene encoding menaquinone reductase — translated: MAEVVIVGAGPAGSAAAAWAARAGRDVLVIDSAAFPRDKPCGDGLTPRAVEQLELLGLGEWLDSHIRHRGLRMAGFGGEIEVDWPGPSFPSTGSAAPRTELDERIRKVAEESGARMLLGVKAVGAHHDAAGRVRSVVLADGTEIACTALIVADGARSTLGRVLGRQWHQETVYGVAARGYLASPRSDEPWLTSHLELRSPEGEVLPGYGWIFPLGNGEVNIGVGALATVKRPADVALRPLMSYYADLRREEWGFEGPVRAPASALLPMGGAVSGVAGPNWMLIGDAAACVNPLNGEGIDYGLETGRLAVELLENAGGADLTQAWPELLAAHYARGFSVARRLALLLTFPRFLPATGPLAMRSTLLMRVAVRVMANLVTDDDADLVARAWRGGGRLSRLIDRRRPFS
- the grcC1 gene encoding nonaprenyl/(2E,6E)-farnesyl/geranylgeranyl diphosphat synthase; the encoded protein is MRTPANVVAGLDFGGLGDPGFADRVRDGVARIEELMDTELRGGDGLMTEAVTHLFDAGGKRFRPLFTVLSAQLGPEPDAWQVTVAGAVIELVHLATLYHDDVMDEAQIRRGAPSANARWGNNIAILAGDYLFATASRLVSRLGPDAVRIIAETFAQLVTGQMRETRGAAEGMDSIEHYLKVVYEKTACLISASGRFGATFSGADDGQIERLARLGGIVGTAFQISDDIIDIDSDPDESGKLPGTDLREGVHTLPVLYALQETGADAERLRVLLAGPVTEDAAVEEALGLLRASAGMVKAKQTVADYAAQARAELAELPECVGRAALASLVDYTVNRHG